In Sphingomonas panacisoli, one genomic interval encodes:
- the groES gene encoding co-chaperone GroES: protein MNFRPLHDRVLVRRIEADEKTAGGIIIPDTAKEKPQEGEVIAAGAGTKDETGKVTPLDVKAGDKILFGKWSGTEVKLNGEDLLIMKESDILGIVG from the coding sequence ATGAACTTTCGGCCGTTGCACGACCGCGTTCTCGTCCGCCGTATCGAGGCCGACGAAAAGACCGCGGGCGGGATCATCATCCCCGACACCGCCAAGGAAAAGCCGCAGGAAGGCGAAGTGATCGCTGCCGGCGCCGGCACCAAGGACGAGACCGGCAAGGTCACGCCGCTCGACGTGAAGGCGGGCGACAAGATTCTGTTCGGCAAATGGTCGGGTACCGAGGTCAAGCTGAACGGCGAAGACCTGCTGATCATGAAGGAATCCGACATCCTGGGGATCGTCGGCTAA